In Falco naumanni isolate bFalNau1 chromosome 5, bFalNau1.pat, whole genome shotgun sequence, the following are encoded in one genomic region:
- the KLHDC10 gene encoding kelch domain-containing protein 10, translating into MTEGGGHKDIVEIAFVEGLSCGRIVMRQPAGSSPRAGHRSPPARSGHRCVADNANLYVFGGYNPDYDESGGPENEDYPLFRELWRYNFATDTWHQMGTEGYMPRELASMSLVLHGNNLLVFGGTGIPFGESNGNDVHVCNVKYKRWALLSCRGKKPNRIYGQAMAIINGCLYVFGGTTGYIYSTDLHKLDLNTREWIQLKPNNMSCDMPEERYRHEIAHDGQRIYILGGGTSWTAYSLDKIHAYNLETNTWEEIATKPHEKVGFPAARRCHSCVQIKNDVFVCGGYNGEVILGDVWKLNLQTFQWVKLPAAMPEPVYFHCAAVTPAGCMYVHGGVVNIHENKRTGSLFKMWLVVPSLLELSWEKLLEYFPQLAALSRSQLLHLGLTQGLVERLK; encoded by the exons ATGACAGAAGGGGGGGGTCATAAAGATATCGTAGAAATAGCTTTTGTGGAAGGTTTGTCATGTGGAAGGATTGTCATGCGtcagcctgcaggcagcagtcCTCGGGCAG GCCATAGATCTCCACCAGCAAGAAGCGGCCATCGTTGTGTGGCAGATAATGCCAACTTGTATGTGTTTGGAGGCTACAATCCTGACTATGATGAATCCGGTGGGCCAGAGAATGAAGACTACCCGCTCTTCAGGGAACTCTGGCGCTACAACTTTGCTACAGACACGTGGCATCAAATGGGCACTGAAGGCTACATGCCCAGGGAGCTAGCTTCCATGTCAC TTGTATTGCATGGCAACAACCTGCTTGTGTTTGGGGGCACCGGGATCCCCTTTGGGGAGAGCAATGGCAATGATGTCCATGTCTGCAACGTCAAGTACAAAAGATGGGCTCTGCTCAGCTGCCGAGGAAAGAAACCCAATCGAATCTATGGCCAG GCCATGGCCATCATCAATGGTTGTCTCTACGTGTTTGGAGGAACAACTGGTTACATTTACAGTACTGACCTACATAAGCTAGACCTCAACACTAGAGAATGGATCCAGCTGAAACCAAACAACATGTCCTGTGACATGCCAGAGGAGAG GTACAGACATGAAATCGCGCATGATGGTCAACGGATTTATATCTTAGGAGGTGGAACTTCCTGGACAGCTTATTCCTTAGATAAG ATCCATGCATACAACCTTGAAACCAACACCTGGGAGGAAATTGCCACAAAACCTCATGAAAAAGTTG GCTTCCCAGCAGCCAGAAGATGCCATAGCTGCGTTCAGATAAAAAATG ATGTGTTCGTTTGTGGAGGCTATAATGGAGAAGTGATTCTGGGAGATGTTTGGAAGCTGAACCTGCAAACTTTCCAGTGGGTCAAGCTCCCAGCTGCCATGCCGGAACCAGTGTattttcactgtgctgctgtcacaCCA GCTGGCTGCATGTACGTTCATGGAGGGGTGGTCAACATCCATGAAAACAAACGGACTGGCTCTCTGTTTAAAATGTGGCTGGTAGTACCCAGCCTGCTGGAACTGTCATGGGAGAAGCTCCTGGAATATTTCCCTCAGCTAGCAGCTCTCTCCAGATCTCAGCTTTTGCACCTTGGACTGACGCAGGGACTTGTTGAGCGACTAAAATGA
- the LOC121089071 gene encoding low affinity vacuolar monovalent cation/H(+) antiporter-like, with the protein MASEGEPGRRRRCCCCALDAPDVPKATKPQGDSDGPRRDSLCDRHCNTIYNVQGDLGDVGCHLHHSRIPPATSTSSCCQQHSEEVCESCVVKTTLTAENAVEANKLSNNYKFGFKKWKSHVTARPWEDRSEIVKELYSDLNIIRGSGGSTVTCGNVLYLLLFGWWLSLLYVLVAAMMFIAVVGAPYGWLCWDLAGYFLWPFGKVIQRAEVPKSRQALGTCKAGVEASSAGESSALLGGPMPRRWHPQCWVDAGYWQLAGTVVWLCLGYPVLVVAHGLVCITAWLLIVLIPVAKLSARTAARVLLLPPEQVLVRRLKMTEVPLEGEVILCCYHAVNPYYYKYAVDGINVFAVNLLPLVLVTLVLGYVDSHNRLISSSVKFTLALLSIMPLSYYIGMAIASISAQSNFAVGAVVNATFGSITELTFYITALIKGSREGNRCYAEIVKSALTGTLVGCVLFVPGLCMVIGGTRHQEQRFNSRSAGVSSALLFLSVGGVFAPTLFSKVYGKLICGECHNITQNPLGHYLCHNCHFDLMDNNGTLYYSHVQPLVYTVSLLLPAAYLIGLFFTLKTHSHIYDIHISDCHMPGHHHSAVVHWSRWRALVILLLSTLCMSACADLATEHISPILTNSTISQYFIGVTVLAMVPELPEIVNGIQFALQNNLSLSIEIGNCIAVQVCMLQIPVLVLFTIFYPTNFTLVFSDLHVYASMFSVVLMNYIFMDGKCDYFQGTVLVMVYFILLAVYFFAPSPSGC; encoded by the exons ATGGCTAGTGAGGGTgagcccggccgccgccgccgatGCTGCTGCTGCGCGCTCGATGCGCCCG ATGTTCCGAAGGCCACCAAGCCCCAGGGCGACAGTGATGGCCCCCGCCGGGACTCCCTCTGTGACCGGCACTGCAACACCATCTACAATGTGCAGGGTGATCTGGGTGATGTGGGCTGCCACCTGCACCATTCTCGTATCCCCCCAG CCACGTCCACctcatcctgctgccagcagcactcaGAAGAGGTCTGTGAGAGCTGTGTGGTGAAAACCACCCTGACAGCTGAAAATGCTGTGGAGGCCAACAAGCTCTCAAACAACTACAAG ttTGGCTTCAAAAAATGGAAGAGTCATGTGACAGCACGACCCTGGGAGGACCGATCAGAGATTGTCAAAGAGCTCTACTCTGACCTCAACATCATCCGGGGCTCTGGAG GGTCCACAGTGACATGTGGGAATGTCCTCTACCTGTTGCTCTTTGGCTGGTGGCTCTCGCTCCTCTACGTCCTTGTGGCTGCCATGATGTTCATCGCCGTTGTGGGGGCTCCTTATG GGTGGCTCTGCTGGGACCTGGCTGGGTATTTCCTCTGGCCCTTTGGCAAAGTGATCCAGAGAGCGGAG GTCCCCAAATCCCGCCAGGCCCTGGGTACATGCAAGGCTGGTGTGGAGGCAAGCAGTGCCGGGgagagctcagccctgctcGGTGGCCCCATGCCACGTCGCTGGCACCCACAGTGCTGGGTGGATGCTGGATACTGG CAGCTTGCTGGCACTGTGGtgtggctgtgcctgggctACCCAGTGCTGGTGGTGGCCCACGGGCTGGTGTGCATCACCGCATGGCTCCTCATCGTCCTCATCCCTGTGGCCAAGCTGAGTGCCCGCACTGCTGCccgtgtcctgctgctgcccccggAGCAAGTGCTTGTCCGACGCCTGAAGATG ACGGAGGTGCCACTGGAGGGGGAGGTGATCCTCTGCTGCTACCATGCTGTCAACCCCTACTACTACAAATATGCCGTGGATGGCATCAATGTCTTTGCTGTCA ACCTGCTGCCGCTGGTGCTGGTGACACTGGTGTTGGGCTACGTGGACAGCCACAACCGCCTGATCAGCTCCTCAGTCAAGTTCACATTAGCCCTGCTCTCCATCATGCCTCTCTCCTACTACATCGGGATGGCCATTGCCAG CATCTCTGCCCAGAGCAATTTTGCAGTGGGAGCAGTGGTGAATGCCACGTTTGGCTCCATCACGGAGCTCACCTTCTACATCACGGCCCTCATCAAGGGCTCGCGCGAAGGCAACCGCTGCTACGCTGAGATCGTCAAGTCAGCATTGACGGGGACACTGGTGGGCTGTGTCCTCTTTGTCCCG GGTCTGTGCATGGTGATCGGGGGCACTCGGCATCAGGAGCAACGGTTCAACAGCCGCTCAGCAGGTgtcagctcagccctgctcttcCTTTCTGTGGGAG GTGTCTTTGCACCAACACTCTTCTCCAAAGTGTATGGGAAGCTGATCTGTGGTGAGTGCCACAACATCACCCAGAACCCACTGGGCCACTACCTCTGCCACAACTGTCACTTTGACCTG atGGACAACAATGGCACTCTCTACTACAGCCATGTCCA ACCCCTGGTGTACACAGtgtccctcctgctccctgctgcctaCCTCATTGGCCTCTTCTTCACCCTGAAAACTCACTCGCACATCTACGATATCCACATCAGCGACTGTCACA tGCCTGGCCACCACCACAGTGCTGTGGTCCACTGGTCTCGCTGGCGGGCCCTGGTCATCCTCCTGCTCTCCACCCTCTGCATGTCAGCCTGTGCTGACCTCGCCACGGAGCACATCAGCCCCATCCTCACCAACTCCACCATCTCACAG TACTTCATTGGTGTCACTGTGCTGGCAATGGTGCCTGAGCTGCCAGAGATTGTCAATGGCATCCAGTTTGCCCTGCAGAACAACCTGAGCTTGAG CATCGAGATTGGGAACTGCATTGCTGTCCAGGTCTGCATGCTCCAGATCCCCGTCCTTGTGCTCTTCACAATCTTCTAC CCAACCAACTTCACGCTTGTCTTCAGTGACCTCCACGTCTATGCCAGCATGTTCAGTGTGGTGCTCATGAACTACATCTTCATGGATGGCAAATGTGACTACTTCCAAG GCACGGTGCTGGTGATGGTCTACTTCATCCTTCTGGCTGTGTATTTCTTCGCCCCATCGCCCAGTGGTTGCTGA